TCGACAGCGTCGCCTTTTCCAATGGCAAGCTTTATGTGGGCGGTCGTACCACCGGCGATCTCGGCGGGACGCGCAGCGGTCCGACTGATGGCTTCGTCGCGCGGATCGATCCGGCGACGGGCGGAATCGAGAAGATCACCCAGTTCGGCCAGCCGACCTTGCGCACCGAACCGGTCCGCCTCGCCGCCTCACAGGGCGGGACGAGCAAAGTCGATGCCCTCGGCTTCGGGCGCGGTGTGGCCACCCCCGACGGGTCGCTCAAGCTCACTACCGGGACCAGCCTGCGCGCGGGTGACAGCTTCCAGATGCGCGTCGCCGGTGGCGTCCTGCGCACGATCACGATCGGCAAGGACGAAACGCTGACCACGCTGGCCGACAAGGTGCGCAAGATCACCGGGGCCAAGGCGCTGGTGACCACGCCCAGAAAGGACGATGGCGCGATGCTGCGCGTTTCGCCCAAGGCGGGGGTCGATATCGAGTTTATCGCCGGTCCGGCGGGCCGCGACGCGCTCGAAAAGCTCGGCCTTCCCGCCGCACGCGTATCGGGCATGGAACCGCTCGACCCCAAGGGGCCGCGGGTGCGCCCGGGCGGCAGCTTTGGCCTTGGCCTCAATCCGTCGCTGTCGATCGCCGACACCAAGTCCGCGAAAGAGACGCTCGCCAAGCTCAAATCCGCGCTGTCCATGTCCCAGACGGGTTATCGCTCGCTATATTGGGATGATACCAAGCTCGCGATGGTCGAGGGCGCCCGAAAGGGCGGAAGCACCGCGCGCGAACAGGCGCAGCTCGCCAACTACCAGGCGGCGCTGAGTCGGCTCGGCTCCGGTCCCTCGACTTCCATAGGGTTCTGAAACCATGACCGACCTGATCGGCGGGATCGCCCGCAACATGAAGCACCTCTCGGAACGCCAGCGGGTGATTTCCGAGAATATCGCGAACAGCGAAACGCCGGGTTTCAAGGCGCGTGACGTGCGCACGCCTGACTTTAGCGACCTGGTCAATGCCGGTGCCAGCAGCGCCGGGATCGCGCGACCGCGGGTTCAGATCACCGGCAGCATGGCCGCACTCGGCGCGCGCGCGCCGATTTCGGCGGGGAGCATGATGCTCGATGCGAACACCAGCGAGACCAAGCCCGACGGCAACAATGTGACGCTGGAAGATCAGTTGCTCAAGATGGGCCAGATCCAGGCCGACTTCGCCGCGATGACCAGCCTCTACCGCAAGAGCCAGGGACTGATGCAGTCGGCGCTTGGCCGCAAGGGCGGCGGCTGACACCGTTTCCGAACACACAAAAGGGGGCCGTCCCGGCTGGGGCGGCCCCTTTTTGTTTGCCGGTCCCGAGGTTCAGGCCGCGTGGCGCAGTCCGGGTGCCGCATCGTCCTCGAGCGCGAACCGCTCGGTCAGCCGTGCCAGCGCGCGTGCCTCGTCGGACAGGGCACGTGCGGCTGCATTGCTTTCCTCGACCATCGCCGCATTCTGCTGGGTGAGCTCGTTGAGCGTGGTGAACGCCGAACTGACCTCACTCAGCGCGCTGGCGTGCGATCCGTAATCCTCGGCCATGCCGGTCAGCAGCCGGTGGACGCCCTCGACCACCTGTTCGATGCCGTTGAGTGCACCATCGACCTGGCCGATCGCGGTGACCGCATTCGCCACCTGATCCTGGGTAGAGGTGAGCTGTTCGCGCGCGCGTTTGGCCTCTTCCTCCGAGCGCATCGCGAGCTGGCCGACAAGGTCGGCGACCACCGCAAATCCGCGCCCGGCCTCGCCCGCGCGTCCCGCCTCGACGGCAGCGTTCATCGCAAGGACGCGGGTCTGGAACGCGATCTTGTCGAGCCCTTCGATGACACCGTCGATACCCCTGGCGCTCACCGCAACCTGCTCCATCTG
The genomic region above belongs to Sphingomonas sp. J315 and contains:
- a CDS encoding methyl-accepting chemotaxis protein, whose product is MLVQAVSSGASQLDGNSTQIAHAAGDLAARSERTSARIEEASAAIVQIDTRLSNGNATVRETVERADEAIDSVRLGRSVTDGAVQQMEQVAVSARGIDGVIEGLDKIAFQTRVLAMNAAVEAGRAGEAGRGFAVVADLVGQLAMRSEEEAKRAREQLTSTQDQVANAVTAIGQVDGALNGIEQVVEGVHRLLTGMAEDYGSHASALSEVSSAFTTLNELTQQNAAMVEESNAAARALSDEARALARLTERFALEDDAAPGLRHAA
- a CDS encoding flagellar basal body protein, translating into MTDLIGGIARNMKHLSERQRVISENIANSETPGFKARDVRTPDFSDLVNAGASSAGIARPRVQITGSMAALGARAPISAGSMMLDANTSETKPDGNNVTLEDQLLKMGQIQADFAAMTSLYRKSQGLMQSALGRKGGG